TGCAAGGTACGTCTTAGCTCACTTATCTCGGTCTTAGTGGTATGTACTTGCTCGACGTGggtaacaacttctttctgtagTGATTCACTCtggaaaatagaaataaaacgtAGTTTTTATTGATAAAACCAGCATGAACCGGTTAACACACCTAACGAGCCAGATGAACAGACGGTTATAAGATACCATACCTGAGCTATATACCAAGCTTCCGCGTCCCGCCTATTCTTTTCCGCGATGTATTCATACTGATCTCTCATTTCGGACAATATCTTGGTCAAATCTGTTCCAGGAGCTGCATCCATTTCAACGTTTACTGTACCACTCATCATCTGGCCCTTTTCACTCATTTCCTGTGGAATTgcataaattggaaaaaaatatatatatataataaaaaaacctGAAACGTTGAATGCAATGGTAATAAATCTTCTCCTgtctcaattttttattttaaaatctttcAACCCCTCATTTCTTCACAGTCTTCCCATATTATTGTGTTGTAGTcctttaacatattttatttatgtattttaaccaTTATTTgactattactattatttttttgttactttatttACGAAGGGCCAACATATTTTGGAATACTGTACTGTATTAGATCAATTATAGGGATGGTATAGGTAAGAGTGGACCCACGTTTTAAAATgcattacatatataatacattgaAGGGACAATATCGGTACTCAGACCACTTTAtcccattgaagtgatctgggtgcagtggccctgtcccccttagtcctgcaatgtaaaacatgtttcagagaaactgaaaagtttatattgcagggtctAGACTACCTCTGGTGACTGTCTGCCATACAGTTATTAGTATCTCCTTACTGTTCTCACCTCTATATGTTAtatctctttattttattcgaCTACCtgttgtatgtgtatctctgtagtaCCCACTTCTGTGTTTAATGGGCATCGTTGTATAGTGCCaagttctgtgtattgtatgggtatctctttAGTACCCAGTTTTGCATGTTTAATGGGCATCATTATATCTCTATCTTTTTCTCAGCTCTGTTTGTTGTATGTTTATCTCTATTTTGTACCCAGCTCTATGTATTTTATTGATATCTTTATGTTGTGCTTTTTTGTATGAGCATCTCTGGATTATGCTCAGCTCACTGAATCTCTTTCCTATAGGAAGGAATAATATTCTCGGGGAGGAGTCTGGTGCCCCATCATCTTAATCTTCACCAGCTggcactggggaggggggggggaggagagggatgaCAGAACTGCTTTGCTCTGGCTTTAAATAATGGTGTGGACCTATGAATCTGATATGTGtttacatttgatttattttggtgTTTTTAGGGTTGAGAAAATATATAGCATGAAATCGCTGTCCGCTGTCCTCAAAGGAACCTCTGCTAATTGTGTACTTACCTGGATGCCCTGGTTGGACTGTATGTCGCACTTGACTGCAGAGACCTAGAGGACAGGGGAACTGGGAACCCGAGACATACTTGCCAAGCCTCTGACGATTACCGATCCTATCGACACcacccaatttatttatttttctttctgctATGTCTATTCCCTAGACTGGGCACATGCTTCTGTAAAGCCCCCACTATGGGTTATTTACACCCTGGCCCTCTCTTGCTCTTAGAGGACTTACAAACTCATGGGCAAACTGTGTTAGGCAGCCTTAATTTCTTGTTAATGATCATGTTAGCCTTATATTATATAAGTAGTACAACTTATGAGATTTGACTTCATACTGTTACCCAGGCAATGTTGATGCCAAGTTTGCATGCTACCGTACTGTTATCCCTCTTTCAAAAAGTACAAATAAAgattatcaaaatatatatatatttatttaaattttttcattTGCGTGGGCTTGGGTTGAGAATGCAGAAAGTGTTGTTGTCTTGCTATTTGCAACCATACTAGGTTACATGTGCATATAACCTGCATGTTACATGTTTTGTCCTGGTGTTGCACTAATCATTGGAAAACAATTGTTAAACATGTCTAGTTAGGGTGTAGGTCAGCCCACACATTAAATTGGATCTTGATGATGCAGAGCTCCCAATTGTCCCAATTTTGGTGGGATAGTCCCTATTTCAGGGTCTTGTCCCGCTATACCaggtttgttccctggtgtcgcACTTTTAGGGATACAagggaactgtccccagaaaGGCCAATTCTCCTGTCGAACCCACCCCTTTGGGCGATGCCACTAGAAGAATTTGCATAATCGGTCCACTCCTTTTTACCCCGTCCACTGGCATCCCGTTTTACAGGACGCCAATGTTGACAGGTAGAGGGTTGACCTCTAATTGTAAATCACTCAGTAATTTAAACCGGCTTCTACCACAACTAGTAAATTGACCCCAGTTTCCAAAATACACAAAGGTATTGTATACCAGCAGTAGATGGGGTAAGAAGGGATTACGGTGATTATACCactggattttattttatttttgctgatAGATTTTTGCACCTTAGGTTTCTGGAATGTACCTTTAAATAACCTATACTTAGTTTGTAGCTGCAAACTTAATTTTTTCCCAACTGTGATGTAATATCATCAATGGCCACCGGGGGCATGCACAATGTATAATATCCATTATAGTACAGTTCTCAATGTTTTCTTAATTCTTGTATCACACTTGCCACCCTATCCTTGTTCACTTTGTTGCAATGTATTTCTATATATGATAAGGCAAATGCATAATTtagaaacaaattatttctttaaaaccatgttgattcatTCCATCAGCTATTTCATCTCCATAGATTTTTGTAATTATGGTAAATTGACGAATATCTATATAAGAaggtattatatttacacatatgctACAGTAACCCTGGCCCTAGAGCTGCgtttgaactacaattcccataactCTCTGCCAGCCTGTTTCAACCCAGATCTAGAACAACAAACCTCTGCATGATTCTTCTTCAGGTATGCAAGTTCCTCGGTGAGGTTCTCAATTTGCAATTCCAAGTCTGCTTTGGAGAGGGTTAATTCATCCAAGACTTTGCGCAAGCCATTGATGTCCGCTTCAACACTCGTACGCAGAGAGAGCTCATTTTCATACctgtataataaatgtttatgttttgttgGAGTATATTATTTGAATTAGAGCTTAGTACAGACATGATGGACTCACGGTGGTTTCTGAGAACACAAACATACTTGTCTATAATTATTCTAAACTCTAAAACTGAGCCAGAATTGCCGACTTCTTGGGTGGTGGGGCAATAAAGTTGTTTTGAAAAACCACAATGTTAGAAGAGTAAATTGTGCAAACACAGATTACAAAGCAACACAGAGACGATTGAGATAAATCACTTAACAAACACACTTGTTAAGTACAGAAACCTACTTGTTTTTCACCTtactactcctgaggaagtctgagaaTACAGATGAAACGCGTAGAGTTAGAGTTATTCATTtgtattgtgattttattttatttttttatctgatttTTCTGCCTACATTTCTGCAAGAATTATCCTATTCTACACTGATGGGACATACAGaattgtactgatgggccttttttacttcttttatactgtaagtgcaaccattaaagctgATTTATACTTCATGACAGTACTGTACTATCATGTTCTTTATCTTTTACATTCAATATCCATCATTCTAACCATGAGGAATTCGTGAGAATCCACTAAATTGATAAGCCTGAAAATCACTTCCATTTTGTGAGTGTGACATATAAATAAGGGGCCATTTGTGaatttacgttaatcccctatgagcgtgttctttctttattttataggtctaggtatatcctatttttctatgtgtattgaggattgagaggaatcctttgctATACCTGACTAAAAAGGAAGTCattattcttttttgtttatatgcactgcacctgggtggtctaaattgGCATatttttaaggtcaaaatagccagacctgaaaaattatccaagtcagctatgcttctaattCAGCTACCTTGGCCtttaaaatgcactttgaattcctgataattctcacattagtaaataaccatggtTGTTGCGTTACCTGTCCATGAACCTAAATGACATAGTAGAAAGTAACATACAAAATGTACATTGTAGGATAGGGATCAGTAACCTACATCCCAAAGAACTTATAAGTAGGGTTACCATATGCACATATAATTTGCAGGATTGCCTAATTACTATTTGGTCAAGactacaaacgtgtattcctgaccctatagtgttaaaccccaGCAACTCTTTGCCAGCCTTAAATAAGTTGTTTACTCAATTGTATTCCAAAGTTGCACgggtccgtaggaaagcattggattggctgagatcgtcaactctgatgatctcagccaaggaggcggggcagGTGGCGGAGCCAAACGctgcccttgccaatcagcatctccctttTTTTAATcagtgcatctttatgaggaaagttcagcttctccatgcagGACATGGAAACGCTGAAAAGCCCCTTTAGtaaccatctgagtgactgccactggaggtgtccctaggcagcaaggtGAACACTGCATTGTCTCTTCTTTTTtactacagggcaacccttttcatatGCTGCTCATCAATACCTATACGTGATATTTGTCCATGAAAATATGGGATTTGGTAACCCTTCTTATAAGGCCCACCCCAGCAAATGCCCATGTAGGTCTGGCATAAGCCTAATGGGGGCTTAAGAACCATGGCAGAATACATAGCTGCAGCCTGCTCCAATGTACCGTCTGTGGTGGGAcatgagacagagagggagatGTGATCACTATGATGCCTGTTCTTTTCCTGCACAGCTCCCTTACATGTCCTGTAGTGGTGCCAGTAGCCGAGATGTGACGTCGCCCCAGCTCCAGCTCCTAGGTAGGGATATTGGGGACTGACTGGTCCATTTCAGCTCTCCTGGGACAGGTAAGGagactgggtggacctcttaaaaataaagtgtaatataGCTCCCTATTTTTGTATGCTTATTCATGACATTCCCAGGTAAGGATACTAGATTAAGGACTATCTACTAAAtttctgaaagatcaaaattaagaaaagagcTTTTTTAATGTAGTTTTTTCAGCTATTTATTAGATAATTGCCAAATCTGATATCCTTACATATGTCAATGCCATACACGGATACCACATTAGGCAGTCATCTACTTTAAACAATTAAATTTGGCTATACAAAGGAAAGTGCCACCCTCCATCCACTGATATACGTGGCGTTTGGCCTTCGTGATGACCCCTGCTGTAGGGCTTGTGTAAAAATTTTACAGCAGTGATTAGCTTCAAAATTAAAATTCCACTAACAGAAGACGAATTATTGATATATTAACCAAGCTGTTAATTGGTGTATCTTCGTTAAATATTGAATGTCAATAAAAGATGATCTTAGTAAAACACAAGAGCTGTTATCATTATAGCAGTCATGGGCTAAAACTTGGACCATTGATGCTTTATTGAAGAataaaaaaaggtgtttttttttactaaataataattattatttggcttttatatagcgtcaacatattctgcagtgcatgGGAAACtaaattgcaacatttaggcaaaaaagatttgatatttatatacacacacaattaaaaaaaatggaggtttttagttatcaCTGCAatagccattaaagtgtaagctcacctgccacgtcaaggcaaacctcttggaTCTaaggcttacactttaatggccattggagttatactaaaaaaaatctccagttatttaaatgtggataagtatttgggatagtgcacggataactttgtttgtgttttattctACGTATTTCGGCTGATAAGTACTATAGTTGTAGCTGTcgacccaggagtagtgggaattTGAGCACAGtgttaaattttatttgtttatataataatataagttAATACACTAGCTATGCATGAATGGGCACTTACTTAAGTTTAAAATCATCAGCGGCCAACCGCGAATTATCGATTTGTAAGAGAATTTGATTGTTGTCAATGGTAGCGTTCAAGatctgtaaaacaaaaaatatgaatAGTCAATCTGATACCGTtaaattttaaatggaaaagataacaaTTGAATCAACCAATAAACATTACTTAATTACTGAATTATAAAACAAAAGTgtttatttattcactaaacctcaAACTGTAGTTAATTGAAATCTGAATTGCTAAATCCTTGACTAACATCGCCAAGTTGTGACTATAGTCTTGTTTTTgccttaattttgcaatttgaatttaaatttggtacaattcaaagtttagtgaacaAGCCCCAAATAGTCTTTGGCACCTGGCCCCACATTTTATATCAAACCACCTCCCGGGACTTAAAGCCCAGAAACTGCCAAACAAATATTGTAGAAGTGACCTATGGCATAGGCTGACAAAGATGGAATGAGAGTACTGGGCTATTAAAATGTAATTCACCATAAATGGAATACAGCATAAGAATGAATAGAGTCTTAACAACAGAAAAGGAAGGTGGGCGAAGTAATGAAAGGCTGAGCGAGTTTTGGACTTTATCAACAGCTACGAGAATCTGAGAAAATGAaataatacatattatttatttattcatttatttatttataaaatatttttccagcaaggatacattgagattttgctcgttttcaaatatgtccttaaaatatgtaaatatacacacacacttgggATAGCACTAATAGTACATTTGCAATAGACAAATTTACAGATGAATGAGTTTATAGCTACATCACTCGAACACTGTGTTCGACCAATGGCAAACAAGAATATTAGAAAGTCCATTTTTGATTGGCTATACAGCATTTTGACATTGTGTCTAACAGTCTTGTAACCCAACATCCAACACATCATGCAAATAAAGACCAGCAAAACATTTTCTAGTGTCCAATATACAAAATGACAATGATATCTCCCATTAATGGAAGTAAGACATAGTGTTAAGGTTATTTGTGCATATATCGTTTCATATGCATGAGCAATTTATGCTTAGTAAATTGTTGCAATATATGCTAGAAGCTCTGTATTTAATGGGTGGCATACCTTCTCACGCAGCTCATCAATTGTGGTGTAATAATGTGCGTAGTCCTGCTCACGTACGGTGACTGACCCTTGCTTCTCATACCACTCGTGGATCTTTTTCTCAAGGTCGGTGTTGGCTTCTTCCAGTGAGCGCACCTTGTCCAAGTAATTAGACAGACGTCCGTTGAGGTTCTGCATGGCAAACTTCTCGTTTCCAGAGAGCAAGCCATCTCCACTGCCGGCACTAAAACCAGAACCTCCAGCACCACCAAAAGACGAACCACCAAAGTTGGAGGAAAAATGACCACCCAGGCCAGAAGATACTAATCTTGCACTGCTTTGAGAAATCCCCGATCCCCCAAAACCTCCATGGGTACTCGATGAACCAAAAACTCCACCAGAAAGGCGAGCAGAGAGCCCACTTCCACTTCTGGAAGAACTGCTCTGAACATAGTTGTAGCTCATGACTGGAGAGACAGGAGAGCACAAAATTGCTTCTTGGGGTTGGTACCGAGAATGTCAGTATCCTAAGATCACCCATGTTCAATTTATGCTGTCCTCAGCTGCTGTTGCCATGGTAAAGATGTGTAGTTGTTTAATATATCCTCCTACCTGGACAAGTGCCATTGTCATACCTTTCCAAATCTCAACTTTTGACAGATTCCTCAGTGGCAGATGCGTATCAGTTTCTTTCTCTCATTTTCTCTTCTAACAAAGGGAGTCACTCAGAACAAGCAGTTCTTTGCTTCAGGCTATAGTGGTAACCCGAGAGCTACCTTTCtggtttagaaaaataaatagaaagttTCCACAGCCTTGTGTACATAAAAATATACTGTACGAAAGGGGCTGTACATAAAGACGATTTTAAGATTGTAATGATCAATGACCTTTTGCAATTTCTGTGTTAATTTCCTGGGACAAGAGCACAATGTAAGCAAAAAGTATTTTTGTACAAATGCAGTACTTTATAAATTAGACACTAGCATAAAAAATACTGACCTGTCTTTATTGCTTGTTGCCCAAAATGGTAAATTCTAAGTAGGGTAAGTTGTAGTTTACTACCTGATtctaacatttttattaaaagaacactctaaaaACCATAACCACTGGTAACGTGACGATTAAAGGGCCAGGAATGCCCTGGCAACTCCCCAATTTTAGTACTCATTTACTaatggtttgacaatttacctgtggTCCACCAGTTACCCTTCTATTATAcagggtgcttggagtgtttgttttttttttttttttttttttaagattactatattttgttttataatctttcaatgtttattttatattaatgatTGCATTACCATTCTTCTCTAAACTATTAGTATTAATGTATGTATAGCCCCCCTGAACAAAGTCACAATGAAAAATGTTAAAGGACagtctatgcaccataaccactgaatgaACATCCCAAGAACCTTGCATCTAGGTCCCTCTGTGCTACTCAGGATACTCTTTCCTCATTAGCCAGACAAGTGATGggggcagtgataggctgagagtgtctgCTGTGTTCAATCGGCCTATCACTGCTGCCTACTGCCGGTAATAATTGGTATGGCTAATGAGAAAGAATCTCTGCATTGGCGAGGCGTGGAGCTCCTCGGATAGCTGGGTTCAcagttagtggccccagactgataGATGAGCTATTCgctcattaattaatttaaataccaATCACGCTCAACCACGGTAATGCTAAATGTGTCTTTGTCTGAAAAGATCCTGGTGAGGCCTCCCTGCTTGCCCCCTGCTCTTGGATCATTGCTAGGCTTTTACAGCTTCCATCGGCCCTGGGGAACGGGGACATACTgtgcaacactgacccaggaagcacctctagtggccatctgagtcacTGTCACCGGAGGTGTCCTTAGAGAgccatataaacactgcattttctctgaaaagacaatgtttacattaaaatgactGCAGTGACTGACTATACATATcaaaataactacattaagctgtagttgttctgatgactataatgtccctttaagggcaaaagAGCCACATTGGAAAAAGTATCTTATTCAGCAATGCTCCCAGATCAGCTACTTtgtcctaaaatgtgaaattcactttgaattctcactttagtgtgtAACACAGTTAGGCTTGCAAATAGCATTGCACCTAAATTATTAACAATGAGGTACTGTTAAAGGTATTTACTTAGGAAGGTGCCTGATATATGTGCTCTAAGGACCACTCCAGATGTATAAAGTGGATGCACAatgtagcttgctgaaatgctttatttgtCAGGAGGCTGTGTTTttttgacagtttataaaagtgttgatttcaatggaaattcacacttttttttacttGTGACGAGAGACAATAACCAGCTCATTGAGAAACATTGGAAAGCCATGAGCATGTGTGCGGTCACAGTTCCAGCGCAGAGGCTCCTCAAAAAGACTCCAAAAGTTTGTGCCAGGGAAAACCAAGATGGTTTACAAAGTCTACGGACAGCAGGtctgtagcttttgcaaactttttttttcatataacacCAAAGAAAACAGCaggtaaaaatatatgtattttctttgcaggtttatctactaaatagttaaaaaaaaatctattaagtTTTCTTGTTGCTTGTGAACCCACACCATACTTGGGCTACACTCCTGCTGGAAGCCATAATTTGTTGACTTTGTGGACATTGACAAAAACCAGTGTAGTTTAAAACAAGAATATGCCAATGAAATTCAGACCATGACAAAACACGAATAAAATCAGGTTCAatcgaatcttttttttttttttttttttttttttttttttagattaactGAATTGGATGAACCAGATTTTATGGCCACAGGTATAGTTTGTAATATATTCCAACAATTTCTCCAGTGTTATATACAAGTAACGACGTTTAGAAGATTTGGATTCTATCCTCAGAGTTCTTACATTTGAGAATGACAGATGAAACACTTAACCACTAAACCTGAAGAAAAATCTCAAAGTGATGTATTACCCAAAGTCGGTGCAAGATCACTTATCGAAAGCACTTCACAGTGCCCAAGTCAGTTCAAAACAGGTATGGCCAGAAAAACGTTAGCCTTGCCAATACAAGTATAACATGTTGACTGATTACAAGGCCCCGACTGCACAGCATGTGACGTCAAGCTGGTCAGCAGATGGAGTTCAGAACGTATGACTGTGTGGTTCCGATGTACCAAACTGAACAaccatataatgaaaataatccTGATAGCCCAACAGTAATAAATGGCAAAACGGTAAACTTCAAAGCAGTGACTAATAAGACTTTGGTCATGCTAATGACTATATTGCTACAGATATAAAGGTGACTTATTGGTGGCATAGAAGGTAAAATACATTTAAGTCATATTTATTAACTCATACCCCCACAGCATATTTCTGTCTTTAGGACCAACATGTTACACAGTGCTTCCCTATTGTAGAAACAGTATATTTAGAGGTAAAGAAGCTTGCAATCTATAAACAGATAAATATCATCATCATTACTTTTGGATAGGGTGGGCAGACTGGAATTTGAACCCTCGGTTTCCCACTTCAAAGGCAGTGAAACTAGCACCACTCTAATCAGGCTATGCATGCCACACTATTTACTTGGCAGCTGTGCCCTGCCAGTCTGGGTTACTTATATGGTatcctgtcactcacagacaccatAGGAAATCTCATGCCTCCACACATTTTCCCCTTGGAATTGTCTGTAAAATTATTTGGATTTAGCTGCTACCAGGATGTCAGTGATGTATAGGAGGACATTACTGCAATAAAAGATGTGTTGAAACCATACACTTGAATGCCAAGCTTAAGCATGCAAGTTGAGAGCTGGATGCTTGCCAGTTTTACCTATGCTTTCATTATGAGTTAAAGCTAGTTTGGGTACTCTATAAACACATGCCCATTTTAGTACCTTGTATTATCTTTTCAATCTGTGCCCACGCCCAATGTTTGACACTTTAGTTAGCGGTCATGGGACTATCACATGTGCATGGGTGATAGCTCCATCAGTCACAGTGTTAAAAAGGTTACTATatgtgacagatccctctgtcttggaCTTACATGAAACTATTATTCATTTGTTTATTGGATTCGTGTGATTTTACTTAATTCATGTTTTTCCCCGTTCGTATGGACTTCATATAATTCCCCTGAAATTACCGAACAAAACTCCTGAACGGCCGACCACCCagtagagaagtgtgctgctggttaagcTCTtagccccattagaacgttgaggttaaccgcagacacctcttaattggTACCTGTAGCTGGGTGGTTGCCATTCGTATCCAGAACACGAGGTCACGGCCATTTTAAATGCACGAATtctcagcggtgttcgacgaCGAAACCATGGAACGCAAAACGGACACTAtgtggcacgaacaccgctgaaaccgccGACCTACCTTCTCATTCGGTAGAAAACCCACGAGCGTCCTATGTTCGGTATTTTTATTCCCGAAAAgccataccccagatagccatcccgtggagtctattcgtatggagaaCAGACTTGGTGAATACTTTGACTCCACGGtgattggactgtgtgcataggatctgagcgctattctgtacttttgtgcgctcagatcccagctatctggggacacGTTGAACACTTAtgttatatttaaatattgtccagttatatatttttaaccaatATTGTCATAGTCATTTAAGATGGCGGGTGGTCCTTGtccagggagataattgaattaatcTCCAGGACAGAGCAGAGGGTCTTGGGTAATTAAAGGGGCATGGCTACATGTGTAACACTCTGATAGGTCAATGTAATGtccttgtcacagtctcccatctggtcccctaggggagtgtccaccaggtgggagacctgcataaataccgggccagtagccctcagtaaaagagattcctgctgaccctcaacacggagctttgtcttgtCATTGGGGGGATTATTCGTATGGAGTACGCTTGTTCGGCTGTTTGAGAAAATACTTCATTTGTATGATTGCTGTTAGGCTGTTTGGGAGAATAGTTAATTCGTATGATTGCTGTTCGGCTATTTGGGAGAATATTTGATCCGTATGACGCTTGTTCTGCAGTTTGGAGTGCTCAGTGTCTACCTCTGCATTCGGGAAGGGAACGTCTCCTACGGCAGTAACCCCTCTTCTACCGGGGGAGCCGTAACACTATAGTACTAGGAATACATTACtggtgaccagtggcgtacacacaattcatggggccctggtgcaaaactgatcccaggcccccctcccatcctcctcccctgacagacacacacacatacatacagaaacacatacatacacatacatgcatagagacacacacactatgggtgcccatagtgtcccttaaattcaACCCAGGTGATATACCCTTGTGAATATAGCTAGGGACACTTGGTCTTGTATTTGCAGTGCCTACTTTTCACTACATCCTTTCTAATCTCTATCTGGCTAATTTCTAATtttaagaacattggaaaaaaataattgtggatATTTGTAcacaaaatacattattaaataaataatacgtCTGTTACTCACTCCGTCAGACTTTTATATTTATA
Above is a genomic segment from Pelobates fuscus isolate aPelFus1 chromosome 6, aPelFus1.pri, whole genome shotgun sequence containing:
- the LOC134614949 gene encoding keratin, type I cytoskeletal 19-like, which encodes MSYNYVQSSSSRSGSGLSARLSGGVFGSSSTHGGFGGSGISQSSARLVSSGLGGHFSSNFGGSSFGGAGGSGFSAGSGDGLLSGNEKFAMQNLNGRLSNYLDKVRSLEEANTDLEKKIHEWYEKQGSVTVREQDYAHYYTTIDELREKILNATIDNNQILLQIDNSRLAADDFKLKYENELSLRTSVEADINGLRKVLDELTLSKADLELQIENLTEELAYLKKNHAEEMSEKGQMMSGTVNVEMDAAPGTDLTKILSEMRDQYEYIAEKNRRDAEAWYIAQSESLQKEVVTHVEQVHTTKTEISELRRTLQGLEIELQSQYSTKSGFEANLAETESRYSAKLGHIQSVIGGIEHQLGDLRSEMERCNLEYKNLLDIKAHLEAEIATYRKLMDEHSGSTEGSGKETSVSGSKVTTTTTTTKVQVASKEESTAVEKK